The nucleotide sequence ATCAATGGTTTCAAATAAACCGTTGTCACGACGATAAGTGACCAGACTGCCAAGATAATAATCGGATTCGCTGTTTTGCAGAGCAACATCCATCACATCCTGAATCAGCTGCTCAACTTCCGGTTCACTCCAGGCATAGTTGCGCTGGTAGATGGGAATCACATACTTGTGACTGCAGAACAATTTGGCTACGGACAACTCCTCAATATCTTCATACTGGTTTCTGCTCATTGGATATATCCCATCTCTTCAAACTGTTCAACGAGGCCATTCACTTCAGGGTTTTTATTATCAAGGTTGGTCCCTTTAATATTTTTATTCAGGACGGGAGCCACCGGAAATGCCAGCACCTCCTGTGGGTGTAAGGCATGCCGGATAACATACAGCAGCTCACCCAGGGTTCTGGCATGATTATCAATAGACTCAATAACCATGCGATTCTGTTCCAGCCGGATTCGATAACTCCAGACAAAACATAGCAGCGCAGCCTTCTCCAATTCTTCATCACCAAAACGGTCGTAATACTGCATAACCGCACAAAAGAATAAATTACGAACATAATGGTCGCCTTTACGGCTGCGCCCTTTGTAGTTATTGATGATTTTCATCAGTTTCTGAAGTTCGGGCTTGTCATCAATAAACAACGTTTTGTAGGTCTTGATGTAGTATTGGATATACTCGAAGAAGCGTTTACCGTTGAGCATGGTTTGATCCACCTGAAACGGATAACTCATAACCTGTTGATCCCAGCGTCTTACCGGATCGAGATTGTACTGATCAACCTGATAATCCAGTGTCCGCATCACCGCTGCAAACGGGTAGTTTTTTTGATCGAGGTTTACGCCCTTGAACACATCGACATTATGGCGGCTGAACCACTGGCCAGGCTTCCCGGCAGACCAGCACCGCAGACGAAATAGATAGTCGCTCATAATGGTGTGCAGGCTCGGGGGCATGTTTTTCTGGGTGTGGTCAGGACTGACACTGTTCTCCCACTGCTCCACACAGAGGGTGCGCTCCTCCTCAGTGTTGTTCGCCATTTCCCGCAGATGAAATGCCTTGAGCAGGTCATAAGGTTCAAGGACTTTACCACGGGCATTTTGGGAATCGAAAAACTGGAAAGCTTCACTCAGGCTATCCAGTGTAACAGTGATCAGCTCACAGTCATGAAGAACAAAATGGATAAGTTCTTCCCGATCCGCTTCACTGAGTTGCCGAACCCGACTTTCAATCACCGCCGCATTATGCTGAAGGTTCTCCCGTGTCACCCGTCAGCTGAAAGTCTGTTCCAGCAGCACGGGGCGAAAGTTCTTGCCTTTATCCAGCAACGTACACAGCAGTGTCAGGGTTAATAGACGTTGCTGCCCGTCAACAATATTCAGCTGCTTATTGTCATCGTCCTGATGCAACACCACCGTACCCAGCCGGTAGCTGCTCTTGTTGCGGTGAAGAATGACATCATCCAACAGTTGGTTAACGTGCTTTGGTTGCCATTTATAGGGGCGTTGGTAATCAGGAACAGATAGTTGTTTTTCCAGTAAAGCCTTCACTGAAAATACATGAGTATTAATTATTGTCATTTACTTTGAAACTTCTGAAAAAGAAATGACCGAAACAGTTACAAGGAGTATTTCGGTCAAAAATATCAGGCTGCCTGCTGAATTTCACCAATTAGCCCACTGATATCACGATCAAGCTGATGAAGCTGCTCAAGCTGACTATTTTTCTGAATAGCTCCAGCTGTCATTTCATCTAGTACTGACTGCGTCTGAGAAAGTGTATCGCTGTGAATATCTTCACAGACCTGCAGAATTTGCTGTTGGAAGTCCTGATCCAGGTCGCGAGAAATCTTGAGAAAATCCCGACGTACGTCCGCTCGTGCTTTATGTAAACTCTGGCGGCACTCTTCCTGTTTGATATCGTCGTATATCTGAAAGCCAATACCAATCAGAGATAGGACAGGGCCGGCATATCGGGCAAAGTTTCCAATATTTTTGGCAATGTTAACTGCTTGCCATGGCTTGAACTTGTAGCCAATCATCTTGCCGACAAACTTAACCCCCTGGTGAATTTGGCTCCCGGACGCAGCTGTTGCCGAACCAATATTGCCAGCTGTTGCTTTCGCTCCCTGAGCACTCTTGAATGTAAAATTCAAACCTTTGTGAGCCCAGCCTGCCAGTTTGCCATAACGCTCCTTGCTTCCTGTGTCGTATGAATTAATCGTTACATCACTTCCGAGTTGATCAATATCTGCCGCAGACAGGCTGGCAATACGCTCAATGGCACTATTAAGAGATTGTGCTAACTGGCTTTCTTCAAGCTGTTTAAGTTCAAACTCAAGCTGCTCGACGTGTTGCTTAACCGCATCGGCATAATTCTCATTTAATTTGGCAAGAGCGGATTCGCAGTTCTTTTTTGCAGTCTCTATGTTTTCTTTCACTTTCTCTTCAGAACTGGTTTCACTCAGTGATTCAGCGACACGGTCACCTTCACCAGCTACTTCATAGGTTGTACGCCTCAGCATTTCCTGCATGGTTCGTTTTAGGCGTAGACCAGCCTCGCGAAGAATGGCCTGTTTCCTATGTAACAGCTCCACTAGTATCTGTTCATTTGGATCAGATACGGATTTTTCAGTCTGCAGTTTGCGTACAACAGTTTGCATGGTCGAAAGGGGCGTTGTTAACTTCCCCATAATGCCTTTACTGGTAACAAATCGGTTGATGGCGGTGACCAGCTCATCAAAATGACTTTCTTCCAGCAACTCAGCGCGATCTTCAGGGTCATCCTCTTCCTGAGCTTCCAGATAGCACTCAGCGTCAATAAAAGTAGTCTGAAAATCTTCAGGCAAAGATGGTTCAAGTACAGGTAATAAAGAAGGAATTTTGATGTCCGGTGTACCACTGTCTCGGGCCATCTTGTTGACAACCAGTAACATCTCTTTGGCTTTCTGATGCTCAAAGGCTAACTGTCGAAAGTGTTTGCCAATCACATCATCAAATAACTCATTGGTGATAGCGAAAATCAACAGATCAGCTTTATCAATAGCGCTGTAGGTTGTTTTGTCATGATCTTCCCGACCGGCGTGGATTCCCGGAGTATCCAGAATACGAATATTGTTCCAGTCATAGGCGGTCACATCATCGGTACAGACATTAGAGTCTATTTTGATGTCCTGATTATCAGTGAGAGCCTTAATTATGGTGGACTTACCGGCGTTATACTGTCCGATCAGAGCCAGTTGCAGTTTTGGCTCATCACTGTCGTAGGCATCCTTCACTGCAAAGTAAGCGGACGAGTCGATTGGTTCAAGAACCTCCAGTACTCGCTGATGTAGCTGTCGGGTCTTTCTCTGATATAAGGATAAATTAATCATCTGTTGCAACTTCTCAATACTAAGCTGATTCGGTTACTTGAATGCGCAGGTTCAGCAGGGCAGTAACCAGCTTGATGCGCCAGCCATTGCGACCAATGACTTTGCCCATCAGTTTTTTAGGTACACAGATTTTGGCCTGTGTGCCACTGATCTCAATTCGGGCTTCCGGATTACGGTTAATACCAAGGGCGTGGGCCAGCATATTTTCCGGTGAACCCTCATAAACAACGGTTACGAATTCATTCAATGCCAATCCAACTGTTTTTAACAGTTGTGAATTACGGAAATAACCGTCCACTGTAAAGAAACAGCCTTCGC is from Endozoicomonas gorgoniicola and encodes:
- a CDS encoding DUF262 domain-containing protein, which gives rise to MTIINTHVFSVKALLEKQLSVPDYQRPYKWQPKHVNQLLDDVILHRNKSSYRLGTVVLHQDDDNKQLNIVDGQQRLLTLTLLCTLLDKGKNFRPVLLEQTFS
- a CDS encoding DUF7834 domain-containing protein, producing the protein MTRENLQHNAAVIESRVRQLSEADREELIHFVLHDCELITVTLDSLSEAFQFFDSQNARGKVLEPYDLLKAFHLREMANNTEEERTLCVEQWENSVSPDHTQKNMPPSLHTIMSDYLFRLRCWSAGKPGQWFSRHNVDVFKGVNLDQKNYPFAAVMRTLDYQVDQYNLDPVRRWDQQVMSYPFQVDQTMLNGKRFFEYIQYYIKTYKTLFIDDKPELQKLMKIINNYKGRSRKGDHYVRNLFFCAVMQYYDRFGDEELEKAALLCFVWSYRIRLEQNRMVIESIDNHARTLGELLYVIRHALHPQEVLAFPVAPVLNKNIKGTNLDNKNPEVNGLVEQFEEMGYIQ
- a CDS encoding GTPase — protein: MINLSLYQRKTRQLHQRVLEVLEPIDSSAYFAVKDAYDSDEPKLQLALIGQYNAGKSTIIKALTDNQDIKIDSNVCTDDVTAYDWNNIRILDTPGIHAGREDHDKTTYSAIDKADLLIFAITNELFDDVIGKHFRQLAFEHQKAKEMLLVVNKMARDSGTPDIKIPSLLPVLEPSLPEDFQTTFIDAECYLEAQEEDDPEDRAELLEESHFDELVTAINRFVTSKGIMGKLTTPLSTMQTVVRKLQTEKSVSDPNEQILVELLHRKQAILREAGLRLKRTMQEMLRRTTYEVAGEGDRVAESLSETSSEEKVKENIETAKKNCESALAKLNENYADAVKQHVEQLEFELKQLEESQLAQSLNSAIERIASLSAADIDQLGSDVTINSYDTGSKERYGKLAGWAHKGLNFTFKSAQGAKATAGNIGSATAASGSQIHQGVKFVGKMIGYKFKPWQAVNIAKNIGNFARYAGPVLSLIGIGFQIYDDIKQEECRQSLHKARADVRRDFLKISRDLDQDFQQQILQVCEDIHSDTLSQTQSVLDEMTAGAIQKNSQLEQLHQLDRDISGLIGEIQQAA